A region of Mammaliicoccus sp. Dog046 DNA encodes the following proteins:
- a CDS encoding type II toxin-antitoxin system HicB family antitoxin, producing the protein MKYNFYAVLEKEKEKEFYNVNFPDLPGAITFGESIEEGIEMASDALGGHLLVMEDDNDIIPKPSSFTNLVGGLSTNQQLQLISVDTSIVRAKEENKTVNKMVTLPKYLVELGKKEKINFSQILQSALKKELDIK; encoded by the coding sequence ATGAAGTATAATTTCTATGCAGTATTAGAAAAAGAAAAAGAAAAAGAATTTTATAATGTCAATTTTCCAGATCTTCCAGGAGCAATTACTTTTGGAGAAAGTATAGAAGAAGGAATTGAAATGGCAAGCGATGCATTAGGTGGTCATTTATTGGTAATGGAAGATGATAACGATATTATTCCTAAACCTTCGAGCTTTACAAATTTAGTTGGTGGATTAAGTACAAATCAACAATTACAATTAATCAGTGTTGATACTTCTATTGTGCGTGCTAAAGAGGAAAATAAAACTGTCAACAAGATGGTGACTCTACCAAAATATCTCGTTGAGCTTGGTAAAAAAGAAAAAATTAACTTTAGTCAAATATTACAAAGTGCTCTAAAGAAAGAATTGGATATAAAATAA
- a CDS encoding type II toxin-antitoxin system HicA family toxin: protein MSSSREVIKKLENDGWYLVKIIGSHHHFKHPERIGKITDPHQKKDLPYGTERAILKQAGLFH, encoded by the coding sequence TTGAGCTCATCTAGAGAAGTTATAAAAAAACTTGAAAATGATGGTTGGTATCTAGTGAAAATAATTGGTAGTCATCATCACTTCAAGCATCCTGAACGAATTGGGAAAATAACTGACCCACATCAAAAAAAAGATTTACCATATGGAACTGAACGCGCTATTTTAAAACAAGCAGGATTATTCCATTAG
- a CDS encoding MraY family glycosyltransferase, with the protein MFTLQLILLSMIVSLILTPLVIVLSKKIGAVDMPNVRKVHTKPISVLGGSVILLSFLIGLWWGKPVEHETIPIILGAIVIYLIGLVDDLYDMKPLIKLAGQIAVSIIVVMNGVTLDFITLPFGIVIEFGIFSIPMTIIWVVAVMNAINLIDGLDGLASGISCIALVTIGFIAILQQNIFIMMICSVLIGSLLGFLVFNSHPAKIFLGDSGALLLGYIIGVLSLLGFKNITLISLFFPMVILAVPFIDMLFAIIRRLHNRQSIVQADKSHLHHRLLDLGYTHRQTVILIYMIAILFSISSVILYLSPPYGVLMMFLMILITIELIVEFTGLINENYRPILNLLTRTRYKKEKR; encoded by the coding sequence ATGTTTACGTTGCAATTAATTTTATTATCCATGATTGTAAGTTTAATACTTACTCCGCTAGTAATTGTACTTTCGAAAAAAATTGGTGCTGTTGATATGCCAAATGTCAGAAAAGTACATACTAAGCCGATATCAGTATTAGGCGGATCAGTTATTTTATTATCTTTTCTCATCGGTTTATGGTGGGGAAAACCTGTAGAGCATGAAACGATACCTATTATATTAGGTGCGATTGTTATTTATTTAATAGGCTTGGTCGATGACTTATATGATATGAAACCATTAATTAAGTTGGCTGGGCAAATAGCTGTATCAATCATTGTTGTCATGAATGGTGTCACGCTTGATTTTATTACATTGCCATTTGGTATTGTGATTGAATTTGGCATTTTTAGTATACCGATGACAATTATTTGGGTAGTTGCGGTTATGAATGCAATTAATCTCATTGATGGACTAGACGGTCTTGCGTCAGGTATATCTTGTATCGCATTAGTTACGATAGGTTTTATTGCGATTTTACAACAAAATATATTTATAATGATGATTTGTAGTGTACTGATAGGTTCTTTATTAGGATTCTTAGTGTTTAATTCACACCCAGCAAAAATATTCCTAGGTGACAGTGGCGCATTATTACTAGGGTATATTATAGGGGTATTATCATTGCTAGGGTTTAAGAATATTACATTGATTTCTTTATTCTTCCCAATGGTTATATTAGCTGTACCATTTATTGATATGTTATTTGCAATCATTAGAAGGTTACATAACCGACAATCAATTGTACAAGCAGATAAATCCCATTTACATCATAGGTTGTTGGATTTAGGGTATACACATAGACAGACGGTCATACTTATTTATATGATTGCAATTTTATTTAGTATTTCAAGTGTTATCTTATACTTATCACCACCATATGGTGTGTTGATGATGTTCTTAATGATACTCATTACAATAGAATTGATAGTAGAATTTACAGGGTTAATAAATGAAAATTATAGACCTATCTTAAATTTATTAACGAGAACGAGATATAAAAAAGAAAAACGATAA
- the gdpS gene encoding GGDEF domain-containing protein GdpS: MIQAIIFNISVTIAAFYLYHRIQYNETRTVTFSQNYITLLMTGVALLLISNPIQYNDYIITLSFIPILFLGRFTNLFYTLLSVAIVILVDIFAYGTPFLDNIHLIIIAIVVGVIGPFLKQSDFVSIQLLYLISIIIIAITLIFTNPDTWLNEWLFLVPISFILSIISASVYRDIWIMKNLISRYQKEESVDYLTGLGNVKEFDRYLNKTTEEITEKELSMALLLIDIDGFKDVNDAYSHKAGDAVLKQMSQLLINYLPKDVKAFRNGGEEFSIILVDESLDSAIKLAESIRDSVQQSTFHLPNKETIKLSVSIGVGYLSEQDNKSKRRVFKDADDMLHEAKLQGQNKVMFNPIIKL, translated from the coding sequence ATGATACAAGCAATTATCTTTAATATTTCAGTAACTATTGCAGCATTTTACCTATACCATCGAATACAATATAACGAAACAAGAACTGTGACTTTTTCACAAAATTATATCACTTTATTAATGACAGGCGTTGCATTGTTATTAATTTCTAACCCAATACAGTATAACGACTATATTATTACACTTAGTTTTATACCTATACTCTTCTTGGGGAGATTTACAAATTTATTTTATACTTTATTAAGTGTAGCTATAGTCATACTTGTAGATATATTCGCATACGGAACACCGTTTCTCGACAATATTCACTTAATCATTATTGCAATTGTTGTTGGTGTCATCGGTCCATTTCTTAAACAAAGCGATTTCGTTAGTATTCAGTTATTATATTTAATCAGTATCATTATTATCGCCATAACACTGATATTTACCAATCCAGATACATGGTTAAATGAATGGTTGTTTCTTGTACCTATTTCCTTTATCCTAAGTATTATAAGCGCAAGTGTTTATAGAGATATTTGGATAATGAAGAACTTAATTTCTCGCTATCAGAAAGAAGAGTCTGTTGATTATTTAACTGGTTTAGGCAATGTTAAAGAATTCGATCGTTATTTAAATAAAACGACTGAAGAAATCACAGAAAAAGAATTGTCTATGGCATTACTGTTAATAGATATTGATGGATTTAAAGATGTGAACGACGCATACTCACATAAAGCTGGTGATGCTGTCCTTAAACAAATGTCACAGTTGTTGATTAATTACTTACCTAAAGATGTTAAAGCATTCCGTAACGGCGGTGAGGAATTCTCAATTATATTAGTTGATGAATCGTTGGATAGTGCAATTAAATTAGCTGAAAGTATCCGTGATAGCGTTCAACAATCTACATTCCATTTGCCAAATAAAGAAACGATTAAATTATCAGTTTCTATTGGTGTAGGTTACTTAAGTGAACAAGATAATAAATCAAAACGTCGCGTGTTTAAAGATGCTGACGATATGTTACATGAGGCTAAATTACAAGGACAGAACAAAGTAATGTTCAATCCAATTATTAAGTTATAA
- a CDS encoding threonine/serine exporter family protein, with protein MEELQDFTIIDENKIIDVVMTAGRILLESGAETYRVEDTMARIATSYGLEHTHSFVTSTAIIFSLNDRTNTRLIRIDERTTDLEKISLTNQISRKIANNELSIDEAKSELIHLHHASLQFPFWLKVLAAAIASACFLPMFGGKETEVIPSFIAGGTGYLTMALVHNTIRIKFFTEFISSLIIATIATLSVNFFIGVNLSLITIASVMPLVPGVLITNAIRDLMAGQLLAGISKGVEAALTAFAIGAGVAIVLLLS; from the coding sequence ATGGAAGAGTTACAAGACTTCACGATTATAGATGAAAACAAAATCATCGATGTTGTTATGACCGCTGGGCGAATCTTACTAGAGAGTGGTGCCGAAACATATAGAGTGGAAGATACAATGGCAAGGATTGCGACTAGTTATGGCTTAGAACATACGCATAGCTTTGTAACCTCAACTGCTATAATATTCTCACTCAACGATCGTACAAATACAAGATTGATTAGAATAGATGAACGTACAACAGATTTAGAAAAAATTTCATTAACAAATCAAATTTCGAGAAAAATCGCTAATAATGAATTATCCATTGATGAAGCAAAATCCGAATTAATTCATTTACACCATGCATCATTGCAGTTTCCCTTTTGGTTAAAGGTACTTGCAGCTGCGATTGCTTCAGCTTGTTTTCTACCAATGTTCGGTGGTAAAGAAACTGAAGTTATCCCATCGTTTATTGCTGGTGGAACTGGATATTTAACGATGGCACTTGTCCATAATACAATTCGTATTAAATTCTTTACCGAATTTATTAGTTCATTAATTATTGCAACCATCGCAACCTTAAGTGTCAATTTCTTTATAGGCGTTAATTTAAGTTTAATTACAATCGCATCCGTTATGCCACTTGTTCCAGGTGTATTAATTACGAATGCCATTAGAGATTTAATGGCTGGTCAACTACTAGCCGGGATTTCTAAAGGGGTTGAAGCGGCGTTAACCGCTTTTGCTATTGGTGCTGGCGTAGCGATTGTATTGTTATTAAGTTAG
- a CDS encoding threonine/serine exporter family protein — translation MLDYIYQILLSFTATLFFSVIFNAPKRLLIACGIVGAMGWMIYTVSLDFGIDKVQASFYGSIALALMSHIMSRYYKRPMIIFIVAGIIPLVPGGLAYDATKNLVISNYDLAINTTLQATLISGAIAFGILCSEIIFQIYVRTKRSFASRKQKGV, via the coding sequence ATGTTAGATTATATTTATCAAATTTTATTAAGTTTTACAGCAACATTATTTTTCTCTGTCATTTTCAATGCACCTAAACGACTATTAATCGCATGCGGTATTGTTGGTGCTATGGGATGGATGATTTATACCGTGTCATTAGATTTTGGAATAGATAAAGTACAAGCTTCATTTTATGGCAGTATCGCTCTTGCATTGATGAGCCATATTATGAGCCGTTATTATAAACGACCTATGATTATTTTTATCGTTGCAGGTATCATTCCACTTGTACCTGGTGGCTTAGCTTATGATGCAACTAAAAATTTAGTAATCAGTAATTATGACTTAGCAATCAACACAACGTTACAAGCTACATTAATTTCAGGTGCGATCGCATTTGGTATATTATGTTCAGAAATTATATTCCAAATTTACGTTCGTACAAAGCGTTCCTTTGCGTCTAGGAAACAAAAAGGCGTATAA
- the pepT gene encoding peptidase T: MKQRLIERLERYVKIDTQADPTSLTTPSTEKQWDLINLLQEEIQALNLEVSVDDKGYLMATLPSNTDKQVPTIGLLAHVDTATDYNATNVKPNIVESYDGKDIKLGDTEKVLSTKTFPQLKNVIGHTLMTTDGTSLLGADDKAGIVEIMEAIIYLQEHPEIKHGDIRFSFTPDEEIGRGPHHFDVERFNADFAYTLDGSLEGELQYESFNAASAVIEINGVNVHPGSAKDVMVNANTLAMAFNDQLPSDEVPEHTEGYEGFYHLTDMSGSVEKAKLQYIIRDHDREQFERRKNHLLDLAKLLNSQYEDDLIKVTINDQYFNMGEKIKPHPELTAIPEKVIQSLGIKPITEPIRGGTDGSQLSYMGLPTPNLFTGGANFHGPFEYVSIDVMEKAVQTIVGIVSEFEQQS; encoded by the coding sequence TTGAAACAACGTCTCATTGAACGATTAGAAAGATATGTAAAAATAGATACACAAGCTGATCCAACAAGCTTAACTACCCCATCTACTGAAAAACAATGGGATTTAATCAACTTACTTCAAGAAGAAATCCAAGCATTAAACCTTGAAGTGTCTGTCGATGATAAAGGATATTTAATGGCAACATTACCTTCTAACACAGACAAGCAAGTTCCAACAATAGGCTTATTAGCACATGTTGATACTGCAACTGATTACAATGCTACAAATGTGAAACCTAATATTGTAGAGTCATATGATGGAAAAGATATTAAACTTGGCGATACTGAGAAAGTGCTTAGTACTAAAACATTTCCACAACTAAAAAATGTCATTGGTCATACTTTAATGACAACTGATGGTACATCATTATTAGGCGCAGACGATAAAGCCGGCATTGTTGAAATAATGGAAGCAATCATTTATTTACAAGAACATCCTGAAATTAAACATGGTGATATTAGATTTAGTTTCACTCCAGATGAAGAAATTGGTAGAGGTCCACATCACTTTGATGTTGAACGATTTAATGCTGATTTTGCTTATACATTAGACGGAAGTCTAGAAGGAGAATTACAATACGAAAGTTTCAATGCCGCTTCAGCAGTTATTGAAATTAATGGTGTCAACGTTCACCCAGGATCAGCTAAAGACGTTATGGTTAATGCAAACACATTAGCAATGGCATTTAATGATCAATTACCTTCTGATGAAGTCCCTGAACACACTGAAGGTTATGAAGGTTTCTACCACTTAACTGACATGTCAGGATCTGTAGAAAAAGCAAAATTGCAATATATCATTCGTGATCACGATAGAGAGCAATTTGAACGTAGAAAAAATCATCTACTCGATCTTGCAAAATTATTAAATAGTCAGTATGAAGACGACTTAATTAAAGTTACGATTAATGATCAATACTTTAATATGGGGGAAAAAATTAAACCACATCCTGAACTTACAGCAATACCAGAGAAAGTTATTCAATCATTAGGAATCAAACCTATCACTGAACCAATTAGAGGTGGTACAGATGGTTCTCAATTATCATATATGGGCTTACCTACTCCAAACCTATTTACAGGTGGTGCAAACTTCCACGGTCCGTTTGAATACGTTTCAATAGACGTTATGGAAAAAGCAGTACAAACAATAGTAGGCATCGTATCAGAATTTGAACAACAATCATAA
- a CDS encoding APC family permease, with product MFSQAKRLLIGKPKKNKELQNEKISNKKALAILSSDALSSVAYGPEQILIVLSVLGAVAAWYTLPLTLFILILLITLVLSYRQVIYAYPQGGGAYTVSKFNLGEKWSLLAGGSLLVDYILTVAVSISSGTDAFIAAFPNLYDQRILIACSLVIVILILNLRGLTESATVLSYPVYLFIFGLIALILVGIWKVATGQVEPQQTSAIGTSVPGVTIFLLLKAFSSGASSLTGIEAISNAVNNFKDPAPKNAVKTLVMMGSILTFMLIGMVTLTYYYGIMPQTETTVLSQLAKQIFGDNIAFYFIQGVTVLILVLAANTGFTAFPLLAANMAKDKYMPHMFTVRGDRLGYSNSIIILAVFAILLIIGFNGKTENLVPLYAVGVFIPFTLAQLGMMLKWIRERPTHWRKKLFINTLGTVLSFTVFSILLITKLGHVWPILVFLPIVVFIFIAIRKHYITIAKQLNVDNIENEPVVKSKNLAIIPISSITKAVDKSISYAKITADDIIVVHVAVGDTNVQQLQKKWKTLYPEIRLVVIHSEYRNVIKTITRFIDKINHKPAYKDYLLTVIIPQFITNKRWHNLLHNQTSFMLKVHLFYRKNIVLSTIPYKLKR from the coding sequence ATATTTTCACAAGCTAAGAGATTATTAATTGGTAAGCCAAAGAAAAATAAAGAGCTTCAAAATGAAAAGATTAGTAACAAAAAAGCTCTAGCTATTCTTTCGTCAGATGCATTGTCTTCTGTTGCATATGGTCCTGAACAAATTCTAATTGTTTTATCGGTACTAGGTGCTGTTGCTGCTTGGTATACTTTGCCTTTAACGTTGTTTATATTGATACTGCTCATTACGTTAGTATTATCTTATAGACAAGTGATTTACGCTTACCCTCAAGGTGGCGGCGCTTATACAGTTTCAAAATTTAATCTAGGAGAAAAATGGTCTTTATTGGCCGGTGGTTCTTTACTGGTAGATTATATATTAACTGTTGCTGTAAGTATTTCTTCTGGGACTGATGCATTTATTGCGGCATTTCCAAATTTATATGATCAGCGTATCTTGATTGCTTGTTCTTTAGTCATCGTTATATTAATTCTGAACTTACGTGGATTAACTGAATCAGCAACAGTGTTGTCATATCCTGTGTATTTATTTATATTCGGATTAATCGCACTCATTCTCGTGGGTATATGGAAAGTTGCTACTGGTCAAGTTGAGCCTCAACAGACATCTGCTATTGGCACTTCTGTACCAGGTGTCACGATTTTCCTATTGCTCAAAGCGTTTTCTTCTGGTGCATCATCTTTAACTGGGATAGAAGCAATATCAAATGCTGTTAATAACTTTAAAGATCCAGCACCTAAAAATGCTGTTAAGACATTAGTAATGATGGGAAGTATTTTAACATTCATGCTCATTGGTATGGTTACGTTAACGTATTATTATGGCATCATGCCACAAACAGAAACAACTGTCTTATCTCAACTGGCTAAACAAATATTTGGTGATAACATTGCCTTTTATTTCATACAAGGTGTCACAGTTTTAATACTCGTCCTAGCTGCAAACACTGGATTCACTGCTTTTCCGTTATTAGCTGCTAATATGGCGAAAGATAAATACATGCCTCATATGTTTACAGTACGTGGTGATAGACTCGGATATTCAAATTCTATTATTATACTTGCTGTATTCGCAATATTATTAATTATAGGGTTTAATGGTAAAACTGAAAACTTAGTTCCGTTATATGCTGTTGGTGTATTTATCCCATTTACATTAGCCCAACTTGGTATGATGTTAAAATGGATTCGAGAAAGACCTACGCATTGGCGTAAAAAATTATTTATTAATACACTAGGTACAGTATTAAGCTTCACTGTGTTTTCAATATTATTAATTACTAAATTAGGTCATGTATGGCCAATCTTAGTATTCTTACCTATCGTCGTGTTTATATTTATAGCGATTCGCAAACATTACATTACCATCGCTAAACAACTAAATGTCGACAATATAGAAAACGAACCTGTCGTTAAAAGTAAAAACTTAGCGATTATTCCTATAAGTAGTATTACTAAAGCTGTCGACAAATCGATATCATATGCAAAAATAACTGCCGATGATATTATTGTTGTCCATGTGGCGGTTGGTGATACTAATGTGCAACAATTGCAAAAGAAATGGAAGACGTTATATCCTGAAATTCGTTTAGTTGTAATACATTCAGAATACAGAAATGTGATTAAAACAATTACGCGATTTATTGATAAAATTAATCATAAACCTGCTTATAAGGATTATTTATTAACCGTCATCATACCTCAATTTATTACAAATAAAAGATGGCACAATCTCCTTCATAATCAGACAAGCTTTATGTTAAAAGTTCATTTGTTCTATCGAAAAAACATCGTACTTTCAACTATCCCTTATAAATTAAAAAGATAA
- a CDS encoding glycerate kinase: MRVLVAMDEFDSILSSYHANRFVEEAIKSQFNEADIVQVPLFNGQREVIDSVLLWQSGTKYSVDHHDAYMKPKTSAYAVTENNITVVEAGNILSSDESEINPLNTSSYGLGEVLLEVLKENNQEILISVGNVASYDGGLGMLQALGAKFFDAEGALVDVSQGAKWIKYVRMIDLDDLDKRLLDKNIKVITDFESKYYGKNSRVMKEKELNQINQEDAVSVDNALWYISELFKSQHKLLLNKEDRGGAGSGIAALFNGLWKAQLLTGGDVVNELTYLDKLIEQADLVVFGEGLKPNQQLLETTSVRIAELSQKHQKINIAVCATDEKFDQYIDHDVTAMFKVFNKGQDTMSDLEMGIALRHLTTQALRLLKTSL, from the coding sequence ATGAGAGTATTAGTTGCAATGGATGAATTTGATAGTATTTTATCTAGTTACCATGCAAATCGATTTGTCGAAGAAGCAATCAAGTCTCAATTTAATGAAGCGGATATTGTTCAAGTTCCTTTATTTAACGGACAACGTGAAGTCATCGACTCAGTATTGCTTTGGCAGTCAGGCACTAAATATTCAGTCGACCACCATGATGCATATATGAAACCGAAGACTTCTGCATATGCAGTTACTGAAAATAATATCACTGTCGTAGAGGCAGGAAATATATTAAGTTCTGATGAATCTGAAATAAATCCATTGAATACATCGTCATATGGATTAGGTGAAGTTCTTTTAGAAGTATTAAAAGAGAATAATCAAGAAATACTTATTTCAGTTGGTAATGTAGCAAGTTATGATGGTGGACTAGGCATGTTACAAGCGTTAGGTGCGAAATTCTTTGATGCAGAAGGTGCATTAGTAGATGTGAGCCAAGGTGCAAAATGGATTAAATACGTGAGAATGATCGATTTAGATGATTTAGACAAAAGACTTCTAGATAAAAATATTAAAGTCATTACAGATTTTGAATCTAAATATTATGGTAAAAATAGTCGTGTAATGAAAGAGAAAGAACTTAATCAAATCAATCAAGAAGATGCTGTTTCTGTTGATAATGCATTATGGTATATTAGTGAATTATTTAAGAGTCAACATAAGTTACTATTAAATAAGGAAGATAGAGGCGGTGCGGGTAGTGGCATCGCGGCATTATTTAATGGATTATGGAAAGCACAATTGTTAACAGGTGGAGACGTTGTTAACGAATTGACTTATTTAGATAAATTGATTGAGCAAGCAGATTTAGTTGTATTTGGTGAAGGATTAAAACCTAATCAACAATTACTAGAAACAACTTCAGTCAGAATTGCGGAATTAAGTCAAAAACATCAAAAAATTAACATCGCTGTATGTGCGACAGATGAGAAATTCGATCAATATATTGATCATGACGTGACAGCAATGTTTAAAGTGTTTAACAAAGGTCAAGATACTATGAGTGATTTAGAAATGGGTATTGCCTTAAGACATTTAACAACGCAAGCATTGAGATTATTAAAAACATCATTATAA
- the ytxJ gene encoding bacillithiol system redox-active protein YtxJ, producing the protein MVVKLTSIDQFEKVLNDNPYVFVMKHSSTCPISASAYDQFNKFLYERDMDGYYLIVQEERELSDYIADKTGVKHESPQAFYFINGNAEWNASHEHITVASLSKAEE; encoded by the coding sequence ATGGTCGTGAAATTAACTTCCATCGATCAATTTGAAAAAGTACTCAATGATAATCCATACGTATTTGTTATGAAACACAGCAGTACTTGCCCTATTTCAGCAAGTGCATATGATCAATTTAACAAATTCTTATATGAAAGAGACATGGACGGGTATTATTTAATTGTTCAAGAAGAAAGAGAATTGTCTGATTATATAGCCGACAAAACCGGCGTCAAACATGAATCACCACAGGCGTTTTACTTCATAAATGGGAATGCTGAATGGAATGCGAGTCACGAACATATCACTGTGGCAAGTTTATCGAAAGCAGAAGAGTAA
- a CDS encoding EMYY motif lipoprotein produces MKIKLLYLVLFVLVFVIAACGNELHSDLQKYKRDMKPIYKKENSILKDIDKLKLNQLDQLIGTEVTAEKHKALNDLQSKLEKQIIPEVNDLKKQADNMDISTNEVKDAHQIYMNNIQKKEQTIKELNEYISLFKQSINSNEKILKYTNTFEKNKSDAEKNAKLAKNSNEDKADYDALTAVIDKNSDELNNKAKYLNDTQNVQDKADYIQNEIIPLFKKNVKSLNQTNISSNRVNQMRQSQIEMYYTLINYYKERKKGIIIEDKLQNIQLPNGVNGQFTYLGKDDKYNRAIERLEK; encoded by the coding sequence ATGAAAATTAAATTACTCTATTTAGTACTGTTCGTACTTGTCTTTGTTATTGCAGCTTGTGGTAATGAATTACATTCAGATCTTCAGAAGTATAAACGAGATATGAAGCCAATTTATAAAAAAGAAAATTCAATTCTTAAAGATATAGATAAGTTAAAGTTAAATCAATTAGATCAATTGATTGGAACTGAAGTTACGGCTGAAAAGCATAAAGCGTTAAATGACCTTCAATCTAAGCTTGAAAAGCAAATAATACCTGAAGTGAATGATCTGAAAAAACAAGCTGACAATATGGATATAAGTACAAATGAAGTTAAAGATGCGCATCAAATTTATATGAATAACATCCAGAAGAAAGAACAAACAATCAAGGAACTTAATGAATATATTTCCTTGTTTAAGCAATCTATTAACTCAAATGAGAAGATATTAAAATATACAAACACATTTGAAAAAAATAAATCAGACGCAGAAAAAAATGCAAAACTTGCTAAGAATAGTAATGAAGATAAGGCGGATTATGATGCATTAACTGCTGTTATTGATAAAAATAGTGATGAGTTAAATAATAAAGCAAAGTATTTAAACGACACACAAAATGTGCAAGATAAAGCAGATTACATTCAAAATGAAATCATTCCATTATTTAAAAAGAATGTGAAATCGCTGAACCAAACGAATATCTCATCAAATAGAGTAAATCAAATGAGACAGTCTCAAATAGAAATGTATTATACATTGATTAATTATTACAAAGAAAGAAAAAAAGGCATTATCATAGAAGATAAGCTACAAAATATTCAATTACCCAATGGTGTAAACGGACAATTCACATATTTAGGTAAAGATGATAAATATAATCGTGCTATTGAGAGACTAGAAAAATAA
- a CDS encoding GrpB family protein produces MLKQPQPFIQLQSSDDFKPNFDRIQQLLVDLLDTPVKDVHHIGGTKQTRYATEPIVDVLVTVQSLHDITSLDEKRLNYHRIYRLHHDYKKKVMMAQFQDMVTLKQIARLHIVEENNQMLYDYLTVDTLLTNDIAVIQSFDTFKTDILQTVQSVNEYENQKQQWFLQLLKNHKK; encoded by the coding sequence ATGTTAAAACAGCCACAACCTTTTATACAATTACAATCATCTGATGATTTTAAACCAAATTTCGATAGGATTCAACAATTATTAGTAGATTTATTAGATACACCCGTGAAAGATGTACATCACATAGGTGGCACGAAACAAACACGTTATGCTACTGAACCGATTGTAGATGTTCTCGTTACCGTTCAATCACTGCATGACATTACGAGCTTAGATGAAAAACGTCTCAACTATCATCGTATTTATCGTCTTCACCATGATTATAAGAAAAAAGTCATGATGGCTCAATTTCAAGATATGGTTACTTTAAAACAAATTGCGCGTTTGCATATTGTTGAAGAAAATAATCAAATGTTATATGATTATTTAACTGTAGACACACTTTTGACAAATGATATAGCAGTAATTCAATCATTTGATACGTTTAAAACTGACATTTTACAAACTGTTCAAAGTGTCAATGAATACGAAAATCAAAAGCAACAGTGGTTTCTACAACTTTTAAAAAATCATAAAAAATAA